Within Triticum dicoccoides isolate Atlit2015 ecotype Zavitan chromosome 1B, WEW_v2.0, whole genome shotgun sequence, the genomic segment NNNNNNNNNNNNNNNNNNNNNNNNNNNNNNNNNNNNNNNNNNNNNNNNNNNNNNNNNNNNNNNNNNNNNNNNNNNNNNNNNNNNNNNNNNNNNNNNNNNNNNNNNNNNNNNNNNNNNNNNNNNNNNNNNNNNNNNNNNNNNNNNNNNNNNNNNNNNNNNNNNNNNNNNNNNNNNNNNNNNNNNNNNNNNNNNNNNNNNNNNNNNNNNNNNNNNNNNNNNNNNNNNNNNNNNNNNNNNNNNNNNNNNNNNNNNNNNNNNNNNNNNNAGCATTCATGTGCACACAACAGAGCATGCTTGAGCCTATATTTAGCCTAAATGCACTCTACTGACCATAATATTCACCATTCCTACAATGAGCACTACAGTATGACATATATGACTAACAAAATTACCAATCACATAACTGAATAACAATTGGCAAACAAGACTATGTGACTTCCAATGAACATATCCTGTGCATAATCAATAAGGCAAGAAAATTACCGGCTCTGCACATGCTAAGAACCTTCTCCCAGTCATTGTTCCTTCAAATGCAACAAGCCTCTCTGATGGCTTCCCATGCTTCTCGCACAGCACTATCAGATCTAGCTCAAGACCATTGTAATCCGGGTCCTGAAGAGAGAAAGGCACCTGCCCAAGCAAAATCCAAGTTAGCATCATGTGCAGAGAACGAGGACAAAGCAAATCAAACGAAATCCTCACAGCAAAGACCACCTAGACAGAAAAATCCCAAAATTTTCCTAAACCTAgccctaaccctagctccaatGGAGTAACTGACCTGATTGAGCCCATCGGTGGAGGTTTCGGAGTGCATGTACGGGAGGCTTGAGTTCTCGTCGCTGCTCTCGTCTTCAAAAACCATGGCTGCGGCAGCGTCGTGTGGCGTCCGGCGGGGGCGGGCGCAGCCGGCGGCGAGgcagagagaaggaagaagaaagcaGAGCAGAGCGGGGGGAGTGAGCGGGGGTGTGGCTCGACCGCACCAGCCGCGCCCTAAACGGGAGCCGGCCTCGTCCCAGTCAGCGCGCGGGCACGCGCGCACGCGCGCACTGGCAAGCGTGTCGCCTGACgggcgggcccaaccggtcagcTTTTCTGTCAATACGTATAAAACACACTTTTAGTCTTTTTTGCAACGGGTCGCCCTAATCttggtactgacatgtaaaaattaccaATCTTGGTACCAATCTGCTTTCAATGCCCCAATTGTGATACTTCTGTGCAATTTACTCCAACTGGTGTCCTCCACGTCTCGTCTCCGCAGGCATCCGAAACTCAACGGAAACCCGGAACCCAAGCCCGAAAAGGACCCAATCCAATCCACCGTAACCCAGCTCCGTCGTTGCTTCCTCGTTCGATTTCTTCTCCGCCTCGCGCACCGACGTCGACGCCCTGCCTCTCCCCTCGCTCGTCCACGGTGGTCGGAGCCTCTAggtaccctctctctctctctctctctctctctctctctctctctgcccgtTGTGCTGTCTCGCTTAGGCAGGTATTCCTCTCTCGCGCCGTCGCGCGGGGTTACCTCTCCACTCGGGGGCTCCACGCCGGCCGGGGAGAGGTCCCAGGCGAAGCCGCTGTGTCGCCGGCCGTTTGTCGGACTTGGGTTGGCGCTAGAGACCGATTTCGCGGGCTACTCCGCGGCGGCCCGGGGGATTTCTTAGGGCTGCTCCGCTCCAGCGGGGGTTCAGGGGGGCCATGAAAAAGCTCGATCCTTTGCCGCGAGGCGCTGAAATTAGGCACCCATAATACTGGGTTACATAGCTAGAAATAGCTTTCGAAATTTCGCGCATTTCATCCCAAGGGAGGGAGGGATGCCACCGTgggttttaattttttttttcacAACGCATAGCAACCGNNNNNNNNNNNNNNNNNNNNNNNNNNNNNNNNNNNNNNNNNNNNNNNNNNNNNNNNNNNNNNNNNNNNNNNNNNNNNNNNNNNNNNNNNNNNNNNNNNNNNNNNNNNNNNNNNNNNNNNNNNNNNNNNNNNNNNNNNNNNNNNNNNNNNNNNNNNNNNNNNNNNNNNNNNNNNNNNNNNNNNNNNNNNNNNNNNNNNNNNNNNNNNNNNNNNNNNNNNNNNNNNNNNNNNNNNNNNNNNNNNNNNNNNNNNNNNGGGGGTCTTGCTAGTAGTTTCATTAACTACAAATCGCAATCGCAGTAAGAAGTGCCTTTGAATGACTATTGCAGTGTCATACAACCCACAAAGAGAATATTCCTAGCAGTGCTTTCTTGCTTGTTTTTCCTGATAGAATTCAGTTCATGCTTGCCATCTATTTTGAGGTCCTGAGAGAACCAAACACCTGATGCAGGTGTTAAACCGGGATATTCCGAAAAAGGGCACCTGCACAATCTGGTGTCATCATGACATCGCAGGTATCCCCGTCACAGGGCACAGGTGGCAGCGACGTTGAGGACGAGGATGTTGAGCTGTTCTCGGTTAATTGGAACCAGGACCATAGTTGCTTCAGTGCTGCCACAGCCAATGGCCTCAGGATGTTTAGTTGCAAACCATTCAAGGAGCAATTAAGGAGGATTCAGGAGGACGGAGGGTTTCGAATTGTCGAGATGCTGTTCCGCACCAACATATTTGGCCTTGTGGGTCAGGGAGCCGACAAGCAGTATCAACAAAACAAACTCACCATCTGGGATGATTGCCATAACCTTCTCATTGGTGACTTCTCATTCAAGTCCAACATCCGAGCTGTCAAATTGTCTAAGGACTATTTTGTGGTTGCTCTCGAGCACGAGATATATGTTTACAGTTTTAAGACTCTGAAGCTCATCCATCTGATTGATACCACATCCAACCCGAAAGGATTGTGCTGCCTCTCGCATCATGCAGACATTTCAGTGATGGCCTGCCCTGGGACGCGCCAAGGAATTGTTCGGGTTGAGCATTTTGGGTCGAAGGAGACCAAGTTCATCACTGCTCATGACTCCAACATTTCATGCATGACACTCACCGTGGATGGGCTCCTCTTAGCAACAGCCAGTGTTAGGGGTACTTTGATCAGAATATTCAACACGATGGACGGCGCTTGTCTGCAGGAGGTGAGGCGGCGGAATACTCTTCTTTTTTCCGTTAGTTTCTCTTAGTGCTTCATCTATGTAGGATGAAATCTTTGTTCAGTATCATCTTTTTGAGTTCTCTTGAATTGTGACTTGCGTTTTGTGCATAATCTATTTACTTTATATGTTTCAGCAATGGGAAGTTAATGATTTTTCTTGTCTTAATATTTAGGTGCGCAGAGGAGTGGACAAAGCTGAGATATATAGCATTGCACTATCACCAAACCTGCAGTGGTTGGCAGTGTCTAGTGACAAAGGCACAATGCATATTTTCAGTTTGAGAGCGAGGCCTAGAGGGAAAGATGCAAGTAatgggaaatctgcaattgctggtCGACAAATGGATCGTAGTTACTCATCTGGTTCTGTTGGGTCCAATGTGAGCTCATCATTATCTTTCATGAAAGGTGAGAGGATACTCTGCTTCTTCTAGTGAACCTTTCTAGTTGATTTGATTTCAATCTTCTGGAGTATTAGATTCTCTCAAAATTTAAACCACTTTGAAAATACGCATTATTACTTTTTCAATTGATCATTTTCACTAGCCTTTTGTGAATATATATAAATTTGCACTTTCAGTATTCTTTCAAGACTGGGATCATGCATTTATTTACCTCATAGCAAAGTCGATCTGTCTTTTGGTGCTAACTTAGCATGATCCTAGATTCTAATTGGTAAAGTGGCACATCTGTTTTCATTTGCTAAGATCTCGATGCCATCAAAATGTTGTGCCAATTGGTAAAACTATTATTTGAGTCTTGCTGGTCACTATATGTGATAATATAAGGATAGGCACAGTACTTCCTGCAATTTTCTATTCCGTTCTGTTCTTAGCTCACCAGATTCTTGAACAGTGCTCTCCTTGTTTCATTTCAATCAAAATGGAGCCTAGCagtttgcttgtgttcttgtaATATGTTGTGTTAGCTGTGTATTCCCATTTGTTTGGACTGGTAATGGCATCCATAGACGTCAATATTTCCGATTTAAGATATGGATAATGACAAATAAGCATAGCAAAGGCACGCCATGCTATTTCAACGTCCGAGGCTTAGGTGGAGTCCATCGTGTCCTGCATTTGTTGTCGTACCCAACATGATCTGGCAGGCATCCATTTGTGTTATATTTGGTACATTACTGTACAAATGAATTCCTTTTCTTTAACTGATATTTGTACGTTGGCCTTGAAGTAGCAGGGAACAATCGCATGGCATGTACATCTGCATGATAGCCTGTGAAAGAGAAAATCAGCATTGAAATTGAGAATATTTTGCTCTCTCCCATCTTATCTTGAGTATATTCAACTTATGCACATTGAATTTTTCTAGGGATTCTCCCCAAATATTTCAGTTCGGAATGGTCATTTGCTCAGTTCCGTTTACCCGAAGTCACACGCTATATTACAGCATTTGGAGATCAAACCACTGTGATGATGATCGGTCTGGATGGCAGGTACTCTGTTTTTTCACAAAAATTGTTCAACGAAGTACAAGAAAACTAGCATTTTCACCAACACTGGTAACCAAATGAGATTCGTTCCATGCCTCTTTTTCTATTAGTGGCATTGCTTATTTCTAAAAAGACATGATTACAAGGAAAAAAGAAGCTAAGAGCTATATAGTTTCTACCAATTTGATGCCACCTTGATGTTTTCTTCTAATACAAAATGATGCCCGTGAAGTCGTTCTACTTGGACATTCATGATCATAAATTGACATAGCACCGTGTAGTTTagatttttttcgaaaaggaggacagCCCCCTTTTTGGGAAAAAATCTAACTGCACACTGCATCTCATTTAGGTTAGCTGGTGGGTAAATAATTTCCGCAACGGCATAAGTGGTCACGATAGATGGGCCTTGATGACTTATTCTTCGTTAGCTAATGCATTATCTTGTACTTGCATATGCTGGGATTTGATTTTCACTAATTGCATCGGTCTTTTTTTGTGTGtggcatgtttagtttctataggtGCAACTTTGACCCTGTAAATGGCGGGAAGATGGTGCTGGATGAATTCATCCGGTTTATGAAACCCAGCATGTCCCGTTCCAGGACTCCGAACACCTGAGCAGCTGAGTTTCATGGCCATGGCGGTCATGTCATTCTCTAAGTACATGTACATATAAGATTTCACcaagtccaccatgtatatagtcgcGGGTTAAGGAGAAGTGGGTATTCAGTGCCATCTTTTTCCTTCAAGGTTAGTCCCATGTGTGTTTTTGTTGACAAATCTTTGGCGTCGCATTGCCGATGATGATCAAATCCTTTTGGTTTGGGGAAACCATAGTCCATTTCGTGCTACACATCAGCCGAGCAGCATTGCAACTTTGTCACGTTCTTCAAGATGATGGTCAGACTGTTGATTTGCCTCAGATTTGTTGTAATCGGTTATCTTCTGAACCTCAGCATTGGTTTCTCTTGTGCTGATATCCAAAGCATCAGTTCTAGTTGTTTTCACGACATTTGCTGAGATTTTAATGCAAAAGCCTGATTTTTAGTTGACATGAAATATAAGCATAGAAGCGACCATCTTTTTATACCCTCAAGGACGTGTCAATCTGCAACATATATAAAGTACCTAAGGACATCCCAAAGGCGGACCCTCAAATCCCCAGATCATTCTAGTTTTTTCTTGCTCTGGAAAGCAGATCAGACTAGTCAACAAGAGCATTTCTGGCACTCACGAAGCATGATGTTGTGAGCCAGAAACGTTTGTTTCATGGTGAAGTGGTTACGAAACCAGTACTCCTTTCAATTCACGCGGCCTCTACAGAATGTCCATTTTACATTGTATAATAGAGGCTGCACCAATTAATTTGAATAGAAGGGAGTAACATGTTTTTTTAGGAATTCATGTAAAtcaagccttattttgactatttAATGTAGCAAATAACTTGTAATCTTCATGGTTGATGTTATAAAAAAAATCCGAAGGATGCTGTTTGTTTCAATTTTGGTTTGATtgttctgttggaaatatgagcaatttaccgaatgattttattaacagaaatactagataaagcatgactagtatagcagtgataaaacaagccatgcgatttgacaaagagaaggaaaataatatctgcatatatgagctagaaccgatcatctctagagcagacagtagatcaagatgcatatataAAATAGAGCCTAACATgtctagggcaaacactagaacaaggaactgttgcAAGACTTCTAACAGGAAAAATAAGAACACATACGAGACAACagcaggagcagaggcactggacttggggtcggtgtcctccatgtcgccgaggaggttgtcgacgtcggggaagaagtcgtcggggaagtagtcgtcggagtccggggcgtccgtggcgaagaagtcagtagtcgcgcgaagcgctccccaaaaaccttatcactctTCTCccttacaggactcaaaaggtgcggttccggaggcctactgtcccgacctacggtgcatgccgcaagccgggatggggaagaacgtagcagcagcgcagtgctcaggaacttgtggccagaggaagaggaccttctgatgtgtctctctagagaggagcgacctctcttaggaACGCGAATAGGCTGCGACAGGAGGTGAAGCAACGGAGGGAAACGAAGTGAACAGGTAGCACGTTTCAGCTCCCGTGTGACcgttcgtatacccgtcgtgcatGGCAAAAatatagacatcggctcggctcattcctgcaGCGCGACGCGGCGCGgcaaggcgtggcgtggcgtggcgtggcgaggcgggcggaggaggagcgcgcgtggatgtccctcttattctcatgctcatacatgtggggaaagaacctcccttataaagaggtgcaactccctctaaactagcaatgtgggactaaactttagttccacctcttgccttgcacgaatgggctgagtgggcctctaggatttattaggaatttctgaaactgctattgggctggcccataatagacaaaattccagccacCCCCACCAGATCTctaaggcacacaaaatttgcctttggttacaaaacactgttttatataccggtactacagtggagactgttaagttgaacttccacctagaactctatgctacactagtaagcaacttggatagtggactaggccttgaactacaagttttctgcgaatctagcttcacataaagccttgaccgatacgtggctaccgtgggtcttccccgcgggtggagcttatgcgtcatactccgagacctttcatgagtttactagagagaaccctactctcatagattgcgacgtttaacaatcagactcatatatgtgcattcttcaaaagatgttctgcaggacaacatctctgcttcaaagagccacttagaacacattaagatatacatcaacctgccatgcagattaggaaagtattgcatcttcatggagtggtatttttaacggtaagggtactctcctcccagttgaccaacagcttgtcttccacatctagttcacgggatctccgatcacaaagaataggttaccactgtgaacaactcatattgtgggtctcgtaCCCATCTCCCTcagtgcattatctatcacattacgtgatagacccttagtgaaaggatctgccagatttttagacgtttggatataatccaatgaaataactccagagtttctcatttttctgacagactttaaccttctctgaacgtgtcttgatgacttcatgttatcctttgagttgttcactttcgtgatcacagtttgattgtcacagttcataaggatacccgatacaggtttctcaacaaccggcaagtcattcaagagccgacgaagccaatctgcttcgaccgtagctgtatctagtgttgtgagttctgcttccattgttgaccttgttaagatggtctgcttgcaagacttccaagaaacagcgccacctctatgagtgaatacatatctgctcttggcctttatctcatcagcatctgagatccagtttgagtcactatacccttcaagcacctttgggtgcccagtgtagtgaattccataattcgcagtgcctttcaaataacgcaaaactctctctagagctttccagtgcacatctcctggttttgagacaaaccggctcagtttgctgacagcaaaagagatgtcaggtcttgtagcactggctaagtacataagcga encodes:
- the LOC119327990 gene encoding autophagy-related protein 18d-like, with the translated sequence MTSQVSPSQGTGGSDVEDEDVELFSVNWNQDHSCFSAATANGLRMFSCKPFKEQLRRIQEDGGFRIVEMLFRTNIFGLVGQGADKQYQQNKLTIWDDCHNLLIGDFSFKSNIRAVKLSKDYFVVALEHEIYVYSFKTLKLIHLIDTTSNPKGLCCLSHHADISVMACPGTRQGIVRVEHFGSKETKFITAHDSNISCMTLTVDGLLLATASVRGTLIRIFNTMDGACLQEVRRGVDKAEIYSIALSPNLQWLAVSSDKGTMHIFSLRARPRGKDASNGKSAIAGRQMDRSYSSGSVGSNVSSSLSFMKGILPKYFSSEWSFAQFRLPEVTRYITAFGDQTTVMMIGLDGSFYRCNFDPVNGGKMVLDEFIRFMKPSMSRSRTPNT